The Acidobacteriota bacterium genome has a segment encoding these proteins:
- the pilO gene encoding type 4a pilus biogenesis protein PilO, whose amino-acid sequence MAATMTTVVKGAEERGSFFTRMPWYYQMGVLLLLSGLLIFAADYLLYSEKRAETVKIEDKVQQLKAKNAQGSIIRQNLLATEQTLKEKREEIDRLRDLLPDQVEISRVYDSLKDFLREQKLELKRFVHMKSVSADFYTAQPIQIEVTGSYDSLGQFFSRLGFYSRILSVSEVEIKKAEDSGQEVGRSVNGSFVVTAYYIAPENLEKLTSTKPAALPPATPAASGIKAK is encoded by the coding sequence ATGGCAGCGACGATGACTACTGTAGTGAAGGGCGCCGAAGAGAGAGGCAGCTTCTTCACGCGTATGCCGTGGTACTACCAGATGGGCGTGCTGCTGTTGCTCTCGGGCTTGCTGATCTTTGCCGCTGATTATCTGCTTTACAGCGAGAAGCGCGCCGAGACAGTCAAGATCGAGGACAAGGTTCAACAGCTCAAGGCTAAGAACGCGCAGGGCAGCATAATCCGTCAGAACCTGCTGGCAACCGAGCAGACGCTAAAAGAGAAGCGCGAGGAGATTGACCGACTCCGCGACCTCCTTCCCGATCAGGTCGAGATATCCCGCGTCTACGACAGCCTCAAAGACTTCCTGCGCGAGCAGAAGCTCGAGCTGAAACGGTTCGTGCACATGAAATCGGTTTCCGCCGACTTCTACACGGCCCAGCCGATTCAGATCGAAGTCACCGGGTCGTACGACTCGCTCGGCCAGTTCTTCTCACGTCTGGGATTCTATTCGCGCATCTTGAGCGTGAGCGAGGTCGAGATCAAGAAGGCGGAGGACAGCGGACAAGAGGTGGGCCGATCGGTAAACGGCTCGTTTGTGGTGACCGCTTACTACATCGCGCCTGAGAACCTCGAGAAGCTGACCTCGACGAAGCCCGCCGCGCTGCCGCCCGCTACACCGGCTGCGTCAGGGATTAAGGCGAAATAG
- the pilM gene encoding type IV pilus assembly protein PilM — translation MFGKKKKGVVGLDIGSSALKAVELKHTRNGYELVHMAHQNLQSDTIVDGHIIDLNHVSDSISRLWNEQNIKTDQVATSLSGHAVIVKKILLPSMPEEELDEQIHWEAEQYIPFDINDVNLYHEIIGHDASGQNMDVLLVACKRDKIAQFTQVISQTGKQAVIVDVDAFALQNAYEVNYHPTPNQTVALLDIGAAVMTINIVRGATSIFTRDISAGGNQYTDLLQKELNLTFEQAEALKRGATPDQQLSMEQIQPAIQSVSEMLALEIQRTLDFFRATAVDSPAIDRMLIAGGSSKVYQLTEYLADKFQMPVERFDSFRSIKVDSKKFDDEYLRELSPNMAVAVGLAVRVAEVTQ, via the coding sequence ATGTTTGGCAAAAAGAAAAAAGGCGTCGTTGGACTCGACATCGGTTCAAGCGCGCTGAAGGCGGTCGAGCTCAAGCACACGCGCAACGGGTACGAGCTGGTCCACATGGCTCATCAGAATCTTCAATCAGACACGATCGTCGACGGGCACATAATCGACCTCAATCATGTGAGCGACTCGATTAGCCGCCTCTGGAACGAGCAAAACATAAAGACCGATCAGGTGGCCACGTCGCTTTCGGGGCACGCAGTCATTGTAAAAAAGATATTGCTTCCGTCAATGCCCGAAGAGGAACTCGACGAACAGATTCACTGGGAAGCCGAGCAGTACATTCCGTTCGACATCAACGACGTTAACCTCTATCACGAAATCATAGGCCACGATGCGTCGGGTCAGAACATGGACGTTCTCCTGGTCGCCTGCAAGCGCGACAAGATCGCGCAGTTCACTCAGGTGATCTCGCAGACGGGCAAGCAAGCGGTCATCGTGGACGTCGACGCCTTCGCGCTGCAAAACGCATACGAAGTAAACTACCACCCCACGCCTAATCAGACAGTCGCGTTGTTGGACATCGGCGCTGCGGTAATGACGATCAACATAGTTCGGGGCGCGACGTCGATCTTCACTCGCGACATCTCGGCAGGCGGAAACCAGTACACTGATCTTCTTCAAAAAGAACTGAATCTCACATTCGAGCAAGCCGAAGCGCTCAAGCGAGGCGCAACCCCGGACCAGCAGCTCTCGATGGAGCAGATACAACCGGCGATTCAGAGCGTGTCCGAAATGCTGGCGCTCGAGATTCAGCGCACGCTGGATTTCTTCCGGGCGACGGCTGTTGACTCACCGGCAATTGACCGAATGTTGATAGCCGGCGGCTCGTCGAAGGTCTATCAATTGACCGAGTATCTGGCAGACAAGTTTCAGATGCCGGTTGAGCGATTCGACTCATTCCGCTCGATCAAAGTCGACTCGAAGAAGTTCGACGACGAGTACCTGAGAGAGCTTTCACCGAATATGGCCGTGGCCGTCGGGCTGGCGGTCCGAGTGGCGGAGGTGACGCAATGA